The following proteins are co-located in the Microcystis wesenbergii NRERC-220 genome:
- a CDS encoding carbon dioxide concentrating mechanism protein, giving the protein MSLPPVQPISRSEFYVNGDVTIDESAIVAPGVILRAAPNSQIIIGAGACLGMGTILTAYQGVIAIGAGAILGTGVLIVGQGEIGENACIGSTTTIFNASVAAMSLVPSGSLIGDTSRQITIEVSATPSEPERPPLPQPEPVVSQVSPVPSAEEVVAETVASPWDSEEMAAEASPPETREQASTTNRPNQASVVGKVYINQLLVTLFPERHRFNGNNNHNS; this is encoded by the coding sequence ATGTCCTTACCCCCCGTTCAACCTATTAGCCGCTCGGAATTCTATGTCAATGGTGATGTAACCATTGATGAGAGTGCGATCGTGGCTCCGGGGGTGATTCTCCGAGCAGCCCCCAATAGCCAAATAATTATCGGTGCGGGTGCTTGCCTGGGTATGGGAACAATTTTAACCGCCTATCAGGGTGTTATTGCTATCGGTGCAGGGGCAATTTTAGGTACAGGTGTTCTAATAGTCGGTCAGGGTGAAATCGGTGAGAATGCCTGTATTGGCTCAACCACAACGATTTTTAATGCTTCTGTGGCAGCGATGTCGCTCGTGCCGTCTGGTTCCCTGATCGGAGATACTTCCCGTCAAATTACCATCGAGGTGTCAGCAACCCCATCGGAACCGGAAAGGCCTCCTCTACCACAACCGGAACCCGTAGTCAGTCAAGTGTCCCCAGTCCCGTCCGCGGAGGAAGTGGTCGCCGAAACCGTGGCCAGTCCTTGGGATAGCGAGGAAATGGCCGCCGAGGCCAGTCCTCCGGAAACCAGAGAACAAGCATCTACTACTAACCGACCGAATCAAGCATCTGTGGTCGGAAAGGTCTATATCAATCAGTTATTGGTCACGCTATTTCCAGAACGTCATCGTTTTAATGGCAACAATAACCATAATTCTTGA